GCTTGAGGTGCACCGGGAAGCCCCCTCTCTTTGATCTCGCCCTTCATGTCCAAGAATGGGTGAACTAGGAGCGTCCCAGGTCCGCAGTAATCATTTTCCAAGAAAGACCCTAAGATCTGCCAATGAGAGCCGTATATTAGTGCTTTGACAGACTTTAACTCTTAGTAGaaatttttgttaaagagataTGCAATGTTATCTCATATAAAATCAAAATCAAATTGTCGTTCACATACATAATCCCAAGAAAATACTGCCAGTGCATGCCTTGACTGCATCAGATATCATGCTTATATGTTTGTCTGTTGCATGTGAACACAAATCAACACAATTCAAACGGAGGTAGGATGTAAAGACTGATTATTATTCAAGCAGGAATATCATAATGGCGGGCTGATCCCTAAAATTGAAACGCTTATGTATCACTTGCATAGTGTTCTGTCTCTATAATTTGCAGAGATTCTTTCCACTCAAATTCGAAGATGTTTCATTAATATCAATAGATTTTAGCCTATATGGATTGTAACAAAATACAGATCTCTAAACCCGAAACTACAAAAAAGCATGCATCTGAATTCTGAACCATCAGGAAATCATTAGCATCCTTCATAGGTGAGGCACTAAATTTTTTATGTCAATCAATTTCATAGCTGGAACAACCTTGCCAACACACCCAATTATCTACCCTTTCCTTAAAGAAAAGGTGTAACTGGTGAAGCACGTGATTATTATCGGGAATATCATAATGGCTAACACTAACAATTATGTACAGATCTAGACTCCTACTCCACACAACTTGCACAGTGCTCTGGCTCTGCAGTAGTCTGCACTGACTGCTTGATCGAACCTATGTAAAACGTATCATAACTGCAGAGATTATTGGCCTTTTCGATTCTACCGAACTACAAATCTTCAGACCATAAGCATATGTGTATGACGTCTGAACCATCATGAGAATATTTGCATCCTTCATATAAGGGTCACTGACTTTTCAGTCCTAACACCGCAATTCATCCAGGACATCTCCGTGGAGACACCGTACTAATTCCCGAACACATTCGTTCGTTCAAACGCTAATTCGTCCTAGCCAGCTCGGATGCAACCACAGCCCCCGCCAATTCAAATGatatccaatccaatccaagtGCACTCACCCATCCATACCAATTAAGTGCGAGAAAGTAAATGGACTAGGCAGCGAATACATGCCTGGGTGCAGATGTCGACGATCTCCTCGACGTGCTCCCCGAAGTAGTCgtccttcttctgcgccagccgCCACGCCATGTGCTCCCTGAACTTGCTTGTCTCCTAAAGCACACCTCCAAAACGAAAGTGTTAGGCacactgtgttcgcttggctgtgattgatggctggtgctgatttgttatgagaaaaCAGTACTACTGACTGGCTGGTAACTAGTGGCTGGtactgatttagtatgagagaatatttaacgagagaacagtactgctggtcGGATACCGCTAGCAGCAGAGGCTTTGTTCCAActcgagaggaggaagggggtgAGAAGCTGACCTGCTCGGCGAACTCCGGAATGGGGTCCGGGAACTTGTAGTCCTCGTACCCCGCGTTCTTGGCGCGGCGGCACTCGAActtcgccggccgcggccggcggctgtGCAGCCggagccccgccgccaccgagcgACGTGCGGGCGAGGCCGACAGCGTGCGCGAGCAGGAGCCGCGAGTCAGGAGAGGAAGGTTCAAGGCCGCGGTCGCGGCTGCCCACGCCCtcgtcaccatcgccgccgcactGGGGCTTTGCCTTCACTTTGCTAGTTCGGTCGCCTCCCTCCGGAGTCCCCGACTCCTTATCTGCTCGCCGACTCCTTATCTGCTCGGAGACCTTCATGTAAATCATGTGCCGCGAGCCCGCGATATCGGTTGGGGTGAGCCGTCCGATCCCAAAAGGAAGGCTGAGATTAGAGCATGGAACACTTGAATCAAGCAGGTCCTCGCCCCTGGAAGATACTGAAACGTCAGCATACAACTGCTGCAACCTGCAGGCCTGCAGCCGCACAAGGTTCTCGAACCGCCATAGGCAACTGAAGAATCAGCAACGACAATAGCGGACACTGCCCTTACAACTCTTCCTGAGTGCAAGGCTTTGAGATCGAGCAccctttgtttttttaaaaaaaaatttggttcaCTAATAATAGCACATGCGCAGCAGAATGCCATCATAGCGAATTTAAATCAGACAATTCTCATTCAGCACGATTAACAATGCAGTGCCCACTTCGTTTACAAGTAAGCTAGGCCATGAAACTGCTATTCATAAAAATGCCAAcctagtttattttattttacatgGTAGCAACGACCAACAAAAAAGCCTCAAACACAGGAAGTATGGCGATGAATCACACTTTCTCAGAGATCTGCCGCCAAACGACTGTGCTGTTCCTCATTCTGTGCTTGTTGCCAACACAGCGATCTCATAACTGCAAGCTGCACGAAACGAAAACAAACAGCAATCAGCACAGCTCTGAAACACAAGGAGATTATAAAATTTGGATTACAAATCCAGCATGGATGAAATGGTGTAGCCAATTAGTAGTTGCTCTACTCCAGAAAAGAAGTTCTGATAAGCATCGCGTGAGAAACAGAGAATGAATGAGATCTGTTTGGAACATCCAGCCTTCTGCTCGGGGTGATGCATTATTGCGTGCATTCAATCAGGTAGTATAAAGGACAATGCTGAAACCTACTGCCTACAGTCTAAACCTACTGCAGGTATTTACACCTCATCAAgtagtgtaaaagaaaaattATTGCAAATTCTCCTGCTGGGTCAAGCAGAATGCTAAAATGCACAACCATCTCCTGATGCAATGTCCACACAAACTCACTATGGTAAGTGACTAATTGCAACACGGATACTCAAGGAAAAATATGCATTATTAGACATATACCATATCTCAACTTATAAATGCAACTGGACGATAAGCACTGGCCGGAAATAACTCCTTACACTACCAGGTGGTACTGAAATCCCAAACATCAGAAGCTAGCAAAAAGAAACTCTCGGTAGTAGATATCACAATACAGAATAAGAGTCCAGGAGCAAAACAGAGGCAGAGAGGGTTGTGACAAATAATCATGCCGAAGGAGCTAAAAAGTGCAGTATAGTACACCACTTGTAAGATCAAACAAAACAGCCTACAGCTTGTAAATTCAAACAAGATAGCATACACATCTCTTGCGCTATCGACCAATATAGCGTTAACATGGTTCAACGACTGAAGCTTCAGTTAATCAAGAGACTGGAATTTGTTGTGTACCGATAAAGAAAGAAGGAAACATACAACACAATAATTTTCTACCAATCAGTTCCCAGCTAAATTTGTTTTCCTTCAAGGTAGAATTTACTGGGTGCAACTTTAACTACATCCTTATATCATTATTATCATAGTAAGAAAATACAGCTAACAAAATGGTAGGTATACACCAGTAGGTCAAGCAGCCAACATAAATTCACAAGGTGCAGCAATAAACAGTAGAATACAGTCCCATAGGTCAATAACAAGCTGAAAACAAAAGGTAAGTAAAATCTGCTACAAAAACGTACCAAGTACAACAGCAAGAGTGAGAACATTCCCAATCTTCGAGACCTGTTTCACACTGTTTTTGTATGATTTGAACCTCTTCAAAGCAACATCCTCCTCCAAGAGCTGAAAAAAATCAGCGATGCAATGTTAAAATACTAAAAACTGGAAATAGCATGCTTCGAAAGAGTAACGAAAACTATATCACAAAGAAACTCAAGGCAGAAACACAAGGAAATACTAGTGTAATACAGTAATGTATTAACAAACTAAACACCAATTGCAAGATCATGTAATATGAAATATCTAATAATAGTAGTAACGACAACATTAGACGACTTTGATCTGGAACTCTTGAATCTAATGATTGTATAGAAAGCAATCAAAAGTGACATACAAATATGATTTCCATAAAAAAAAGGTATAGTTACTGAAACCCCCAATCACTTTTACATGACGGTCTGATTGTATTCAGAAAGAAGTATTTTTTGATATAATAGCAGGCAATACAGTTTTTTAGACAAAAAAGTAGACAATTCAGTTTTAGTctataaataattaattatagcGAGTTCTCAGTATCTGAAATAGACAAAATCAGCAATTATTAAGCTACAGCCTACAGTGACTGGAAACTCCATGCAAGAGATTAATTACTGCATCTATGATCAAATCCACATCTGGATGATTCTCACACACCAATGGTAGGGATCACATTTGCACAACGCAAAGCACAATGACTAATTGACACCGGAAAAACATGACCAAGAGGCAACCCTAGCAGCCATGACCAAAGCAACAAAAAGCACCTCGAGGTCAGCCTTCATGCACCAGAGGCAACTACGTGATACTCCCGTTCCCCCCAACGACCAACCCCGCGTTTGCAGGAGAGCTCCCAATCGCAGATCCTACAGCGCCACGTTCCATCCAGATCGAACCGATGCGGCTCTCGAGTCTCGACCCCGCGGGAGCAGATCAGACCCTCCCAAACCCACACGAATCATGACAAGAATCCCCTATACCACCACGCGGTCCCGCGATCGAAGTACCGAATCGAGGAGGAGATGGCTAGGCTGCTAGAGAGTGGGGAGAAGTGCTCACCGCCTTCTCGCGAGCGCCGAGCTCGACGTGGTAACCGCGGCTGGGCTGGAGGCGATGCTGCGTcgtcggcggcgcagagcggagGCGGGagcggagggaggagaggaaggcgggctgggccatggcggaggcggagaggggaTGCGGTGAAGTTGGAAAAAGTCGGAGAAGGGTGCGTGCGGTGCGAGGAGACAGACGGCGAGGATGGGAGTGCTGTGTTGTTTTGCGGTTCGGTCCCTGAGCCCCCGGCTTATTTTGCGTTGATCCCTAATCACATCTGGCGTGCTAACTCCAACAAGGGTTGCAATTTTGAGAGGCAAAACGAGTTTTGCATCGCGTGCATAGTCGAGCGGAGCGAAGGCAAAAAATACTGTCTCCAACAGACGATGTTTTCCCCTTTTCCCCCACCTCCcgctcgccgcaccgccgctcgccgtcctcGTCTCGCGGCTGCCAGCTCGTCCCACTCGCCGCGCTccctctcctccggtcctccctcAGTGGCAAAGGCCGACAGCGGTGCGGGTAGCTCCGCGGTGGGAGAAGgcgccgagggcggcggcggcggtcggcgcagtggcggcggaggggcaggCGCTGCGACGGCCAGCCCCTTGCTCGGCCCGCAGCTTGCCTCTGCTCCCCAGCCGGCGGGacctcctcgcggcggcggaggacggcaAGCCTGGGCGAGCAGGGCGCAGATTGACccccgccgacctcgccgccgccatctgcgCCGCGGCGGACGCCGACATCGACGCGGCGGTGTCGCTGGCCCTCGGGGCGCCCCCGCCGTCCCGGTCCCGACCCACTCCCtcgcgctcctccgccgcctcgccgctcgtcACCAGCCGCGAcagcctcggcctcctcctcgtgtCTCCTCTGCGCTCCGTCCGCGGCTCCCTCCCTCCGTGGCTTCCTCCCTCCGCAGATCCGCTgcctcgagctcgagctcggccggcGTGGTGCCATGGCAGGCGGGcgagctccctccctccctccgtggCTTCCTCACATGCTTGAGCTCCGGCGCGacccgtctcctcctcctctgctccggtCCGGCGAgcatccctcctcctccctcctctctgcgCCGGCCCTCCGCAACGAGCAGATCCGGCGTcgagctccctcctccctccgcggTGAGCGGGTCCAGCCTCaagctccctcctccctcctccctccgcggCGAGAGGGtccggcctcgagctccgccgtcgTTGAGCTCCCTCTGTCCTCCATGGCGTCGGCGCCGGCCGAATCCcggcggccctcctccctccccttcccccacTGTGCCGACCCCCTCCTCTTTCCGGCTCCGGCGCTCACTGCCGCCTCCGTGCTccaccgccggagctccgctccCCTCCCGCGGCTCCagggcccaggccggcggaGCTCCCCGGCTCGAATGCCTTTGAGGAGAGAGGCGATACAATTTTGCATCCCCTCTCCTCCAAAGGCAATTTGCCTCTCACGTTGCGTGGTCTGTTGGAGCACCCTCCGAGCATGCACAATGGCGAGCGCGAGGCAAAAATGCTTTTGCCTCGCGCTGTTGGACTCAATCTAATCGTGGCATCGTGCAAATCCAAACGCCTTTCCAACCCATGAAGCCGTCAAAGCTTTGCCACCATGACCCAACGCCAACGGCCAACATTATGAAATGCAGCTTCCTCaccgccggtgccggtgccgccgccgccgctcttgtCGCCTTGGCAAGCCAGGGTTCATTATGTGGTGAGGAAcaagtgtgtgagagagaggccaaGGGAGACGCCCTTTCAAAGCGCAGCCACGTGCTGACGTGGCCCAAACCGAGCTAGTTTCAACTGAGGGGTATTTTGAACAGTTTGGTTCGTTCGCCAAGTGTGGGATGTATAGTTTTGTAGTTAAGGGATCAAAATCGGACGATGACGCTAATTCAAGGTTGAAAACCAAACTTTAAACCCTTAAGAAAAGAGAGAATATTGTCGATGCACAACAGCACAAGGCCATGATGGAAGTGTCGATGCACAAGACCTTAAAATGTACTAACAAAAGCACGAACACCTCAATGCACAACACACAGCTTAATGGTTACAGATGCACCAGGAACATCGGCAGCCTCAGTACGCATACATGTTTCACGATTTGACTGCAAATATTAACAGCAGACGATCACAGCTTTGAAAAGCTCTCACTCAGAAAACTGAATGCCCCCATAATTTGCATCACTGGCTTATTACACGCTTTCAAGAAACAATATCCATACAAAACCAATCCCCACGCCAACCTGGCTTACAAACACAAAATTTATACAACACTTTTGTTCTCAATATAAACCATATATAACCAAAGCCGCGCGTATAGCACCACgcccaaaagaaagaaaaatgcgGCCTTAAAATCAGGAAACTGTCAGCACAACGCTCTCCAGGCTACGGCAACAATAATCCTGATCATGAGTCGTGATGACTGCCCTCTGTACCAGTCCACTTCAAAGTAGACCTACTCCTTGTACCAAGATGGTTCTGTGCAGCCACAGTTCGGCTCATGCTAATGCCGTGAATCTCTGGCATTCCGGCATTCTGCTATTGCCACCAATCTCTGGCATTCTGTAGTTACCATCAGTTGTTCTGTCTTCTGTGGGATGAAATA
This portion of the Panicum virgatum strain AP13 chromosome 2N, P.virgatum_v5, whole genome shotgun sequence genome encodes:
- the LOC120660576 gene encoding protein PLASTID REDOX INSENSITIVE 2, chloroplastic-like; translated protein: MVTRAWAAATAALNLPLLTRGSCSRTLSASPARRSVAAGLRLHSRRPRPAKFECRRAKNAGYEDYKFPDPIPEFAEQETSKFREHMAWRLAQKKDDYFGEHVEEIVDICTQILGSFLENDYCGPGTLLVHPFLDMKGEIKERGLPGAPQAARAAIAWAEKNIDKDWKAWTGEY
- the LOC120660577 gene encoding succinate dehydrogenase subunit 7, mitochondrial-like, which codes for MAQPAFLSSLRSRLRSAPPTTQHRLQPSRGYHVELGAREKALLEEDVALKRFKSYKNSVKQVSKIGNVLTLAVVLACSYEIAVLATSTE